In a single window of the Micromonospora inositola genome:
- a CDS encoding 4'-phosphopantetheinyl transferase family protein produces the protein MRDLLPAAVAVAVAGPDDWAGDLHPTELACLSGRAVPGRRRDFTAGRVCARRALAALGLPAAPVPAAPDRSPVWPAGVVGAITHTDGYCAAAAARSGEIRSVGMDAERHRELNPGVRRMICLPEEEAELAGMPAGVSWPAVVFSAKETVYKLWHPVVGTWLDFHDARVTLDPDAGTFIARIAPARRYTAPVADPPALVTGRFTVDADLVRTAAVLPLP, from the coding sequence ATGCGTGACCTGCTGCCGGCGGCGGTCGCGGTGGCCGTGGCCGGTCCCGACGACTGGGCCGGCGACCTGCATCCCACCGAACTGGCCTGCCTGTCCGGCCGCGCGGTGCCGGGCCGCCGGCGCGACTTCACCGCCGGCCGGGTCTGCGCCCGGCGGGCGCTGGCCGCGCTCGGGCTGCCGGCGGCGCCGGTGCCCGCGGCGCCCGACCGGTCCCCGGTCTGGCCGGCCGGCGTGGTCGGCGCCATCACCCACACCGACGGCTACTGCGCGGCGGCCGCGGCCCGGTCCGGCGAGATCCGGTCGGTCGGCATGGACGCCGAGCGGCACCGGGAGCTCAACCCGGGGGTACGCCGGATGATCTGCCTGCCGGAGGAGGAGGCGGAGCTCGCCGGGATGCCGGCCGGGGTCTCCTGGCCGGCGGTGGTGTTCAGCGCCAAGGAGACGGTCTACAAGCTCTGGCACCCGGTCGTCGGCACCTGGCTGGACTTCCACGACGCCCGGGTGACCCTCGACCCGGACGCCGGGACGTTCATCGCCCGGATCGCCCCGGCCCGGCGGTACACCGCCCCGGTCGCCGACCCGCCGGCGCTGGTCACCGGGCGGTTCACCGTCGACGCCGACCTGGTCCGCACCGCCGCCGTACTACCGCTGCCTTGA
- a CDS encoding DUF1801 domain-containing protein produces MPTSKQPVTAPTDASVDDFLAAVPDDRRRADAQRLCTILREVTGEPAVMWGPSIVGFGSYRYTYESGRTGDWPLAGFSPRKQQLVVYLVGGFEERYASVLARLGPHKTGKGCLYLKRLDDVDETSLRELIERTVRVHKGVDRASKSR; encoded by the coding sequence ATGCCGACATCGAAGCAGCCAGTGACGGCCCCGACCGACGCCAGCGTCGACGACTTCCTGGCCGCCGTTCCCGACGACCGCCGGCGGGCCGACGCACAGCGCCTCTGCACGATCCTGCGCGAGGTGACGGGCGAGCCGGCGGTGATGTGGGGCCCGAGCATCGTCGGCTTCGGCAGCTACCGCTACACCTATGAGAGCGGGCGCACCGGCGACTGGCCGCTTGCCGGCTTTTCGCCGCGCAAGCAGCAGCTCGTCGTCTACCTCGTGGGTGGCTTCGAGGAGCGGTACGCGTCGGTGCTCGCTCGGCTCGGTCCGCACAAGACCGGGAAGGGTTGCCTTTACCTGAAGCGGCTCGACGACGTCGACGAGACCTCGCTGCGCGAGCTGATCGAGCGCACGGTGCGGGTGCACAAGGGCGTCGACCGGGCCAGCAAGAGCCGATAG
- a CDS encoding DinB family protein, whose protein sequence is MQLPPAITPETADWTFVITEGCAECGFSPQEVTSTGERLRATIPSWQAALARDDASVRPSPTVWSPVEYACHVRDTCRIFRGRLELMLREDDPVFANWDQDATAVEEGYFHQAPAEVADQLTAEAEATAAAFDAVRADQWERPGRRSNGSVFTVRTFAVYFLHDIEHHVHDVTR, encoded by the coding sequence ATGCAGCTGCCACCCGCCATCACGCCAGAGACCGCCGACTGGACGTTCGTCATCACCGAAGGCTGCGCGGAGTGCGGCTTCTCCCCACAGGAGGTCACGTCCACGGGGGAGCGGCTGCGCGCCACGATCCCGAGCTGGCAGGCCGCCCTGGCCCGGGACGACGCCTCCGTACGGCCGTCGCCGACGGTCTGGTCACCGGTGGAGTACGCCTGCCACGTGCGCGACACCTGCCGGATCTTCCGCGGCCGGCTGGAGCTGATGCTGCGGGAGGACGATCCGGTCTTCGCCAACTGGGACCAGGACGCGACGGCGGTCGAGGAGGGCTACTTCCACCAGGCCCCGGCGGAGGTGGCCGACCAGCTGACCGCGGAGGCGGAGGCGACGGCCGCGGCGTTCGACGCGGTCCGGGCGGACCAGTGGGAGCGGCCGGGCCGGCGGAGCAATGGCTCGGTGTTCACCGTGCGCACCTTCGCGGTCTACTTCCTGCACGACATCGAGCACCACGTGCACGACGTCACCCGCTGA
- a CDS encoding DUF1905 domain-containing protein, with amino-acid sequence MDLEFSGEMWFWRGPAPWHFITVPEAECHELNGASRLVSYGWGMIPVMAQIGETRWETSLFPKDGRYLVPVKARVRKVEGLEVGDVVTVRLVVDV; translated from the coding sequence ATGGACCTGGAGTTCAGCGGCGAGATGTGGTTCTGGAGAGGTCCAGCGCCCTGGCACTTCATCACCGTTCCGGAAGCGGAATGCCACGAGCTGAACGGGGCTTCGCGGTTGGTGAGCTACGGCTGGGGGATGATCCCGGTCATGGCTCAGATCGGGGAAACCCGGTGGGAGACCTCGCTCTTCCCCAAAGACGGGCGTTACCTCGTGCCGGTGAAGGCGAGAGTGCGGAAGGTGGAAGGGCTCGAGGTGGGGGACGTGGTGACGGTTCGTCTGGTCGTCGACGTCTGA
- a CDS encoding TMEM175 family protein: MTEPVRGPGRPRPFGAERDPARVVAFSDAVIAIAVTLLVLEIRPPQDTRHLLHGLATLWPSYLAYVITFMLIGQVWANHHVMFDHIRSADRVVLFLNTVLLMDIAFLPFAASVLAQAFRDGQGQRTAVVFHGIAFELAAILFNVIWWYARHNRRLLTTTIDSAGVRAISRRYRLALAWIGTGTVLGALVPALGVAVIAAFIPFYWLPIRGEIARVKRRRDGGGQP; encoded by the coding sequence GTGACAGAACCTGTTCGTGGACCGGGAAGGCCAAGGCCGTTCGGCGCGGAGCGCGATCCTGCGCGGGTCGTCGCGTTCAGCGATGCGGTCATCGCCATCGCCGTCACTCTGCTTGTCCTGGAGATCCGCCCGCCACAGGACACCCGGCACCTGCTCCACGGCCTCGCCACGCTCTGGCCGTCTTACCTGGCTTACGTCATCACCTTCATGCTGATCGGGCAGGTGTGGGCCAATCATCACGTCATGTTCGACCACATCCGTAGTGCCGACCGGGTGGTGCTGTTCCTGAACACCGTGCTGCTGATGGACATCGCGTTCCTGCCGTTCGCCGCCTCCGTTCTGGCCCAGGCGTTCCGCGACGGACAGGGGCAGCGCACCGCCGTCGTCTTCCACGGCATCGCGTTCGAATTGGCAGCCATTCTGTTCAACGTCATCTGGTGGTACGCGCGCCATAACCGCCGGCTGCTCACCACCACCATCGATTCCGCCGGTGTAAGAGCCATCAGCCGGCGCTACCGGCTCGCCCTTGCCTGGATCGGTACCGGAACCGTGCTGGGCGCCCTGGTCCCCGCCCTCGGCGTGGCTGTGATCGCCGCGTTCATTCCCTTCTACTGGCTGCCCATCCGGGGCGAGATCGCCCGGGTGAAGCGTCGGCGCGACGGTGGCGGTCAGCCATGA
- a CDS encoding isochorismatase family protein, with protein MTNLKAQDSALILIDHQVISMGFIKTQSPEVAKLNSITLVKAAKVLGMPNVWTSSTEDDNKDWWMPGLEEVNPEAYANRIKRTGIVDSWDDPDFVRAVEATGRRTLIMAGTTNDGCLVYTALSAKRAGYEVYAVLDAGGSVFQYSEEIARLRMIQAGVNLITTAAVLGELARDWATPHGAEIRKLLAENLTTTIGGFGLAK; from the coding sequence ATGACAAACCTGAAGGCGCAGGACAGTGCTCTGATCCTGATCGACCACCAGGTCATCTCGATGGGGTTCATCAAGACCCAGTCGCCCGAGGTCGCCAAGTTGAACAGCATCACCCTGGTCAAGGCGGCCAAGGTCCTCGGCATGCCCAACGTCTGGACCAGCAGCACCGAGGACGACAACAAGGACTGGTGGATGCCCGGGCTGGAGGAAGTCAACCCGGAGGCCTACGCGAACCGGATCAAGCGCACCGGCATCGTCGACTCCTGGGACGACCCGGACTTCGTGCGGGCAGTCGAGGCCACCGGTCGCCGGACCCTGATCATGGCCGGCACCACCAACGACGGATGCCTGGTCTACACCGCCCTCAGCGCCAAGCGGGCCGGATACGAGGTCTACGCGGTGCTCGACGCCGGAGGGTCGGTGTTCCAGTACTCCGAAGAAATAGCCCGACTGCGCATGATTCAGGCCGGCGTCAACCTGATCACCACCGCCGCGGTCCTCGGCGAACTCGCCAGGGACTGGGCCACTCCGCATGGCGCGGAGATTCGCAAGCTACTGGCCGAGAACCTCACGACCACCATCGGTGGATTCGGGTTGGCGAAGTAG
- a CDS encoding DsbA family oxidoreductase — MKIEFWSDIVCPYCGLMDHRLHLALDRFAYGDQVQVVHRSFQLHPDLPRSGVTQRELIGMAGAPASTVERVLRPIERAAKAEGLTPYRAVDRTLGPTDLAHELLAYAADQGRANEIWTAMFRAHFGQARKLWTADEVLDFAAEVGLDRTEAAEALRSRRYRARVSADQREAQRLGARGAPFLVFDGRFAVPGAIGTDDLLAVITKAWDESHPTPQSLPVVAGADGVCTPDGCA, encoded by the coding sequence ATGAAGATCGAGTTCTGGTCAGACATCGTCTGCCCGTACTGCGGGCTGATGGACCACCGACTCCACCTGGCCCTGGACCGGTTCGCCTACGGCGACCAGGTGCAGGTGGTCCACCGGTCGTTCCAGCTGCACCCTGACCTGCCACGGTCGGGCGTCACTCAGCGGGAGCTGATCGGGATGGCCGGGGCACCCGCGTCGACCGTCGAGCGGGTCCTGCGGCCGATCGAGCGGGCCGCCAAGGCGGAGGGCCTGACGCCCTACCGCGCGGTCGATCGCACGCTCGGCCCGACCGACCTGGCCCACGAGCTGCTCGCCTACGCCGCGGACCAGGGCCGGGCCAACGAGATCTGGACGGCGATGTTCCGCGCGCACTTCGGGCAGGCCCGCAAGCTGTGGACCGCCGACGAGGTCCTCGACTTCGCCGCCGAGGTGGGCCTGGACCGTACGGAGGCAGCCGAGGCACTGCGCAGCCGCCGTTACCGGGCCCGCGTATCGGCCGACCAGCGTGAGGCACAGCGCCTCGGCGCCCGTGGCGCGCCGTTCCTCGTGTTCGACGGCCGCTTCGCCGTCCCCGGGGCCATCGGTACCGATGACCTGCTGGCGGTGATCACCAAGGCATGGGACGAAAGTCACCCCACGCCGCAGTCGCTGCCGGTCGTCGCTGGCGCCGACGGCGTCTGCACCCCGGACGGCTGCGCATAG
- a CDS encoding winged helix-turn-helix transcriptional regulator — MPGPCAHWNDEDADFIREVLDLVGDKWSVLIIGTLADNPVRYSDLADAIPGISQRMLTLTLKHLQRTGLVTRTSYPEVPPRVEYALTELGTSLLSTVLALAAWSADNHAEIRRHQIAYDSADET; from the coding sequence GTGCCAGGGCCCTGTGCGCACTGGAACGACGAAGACGCCGACTTCATCCGCGAGGTCCTGGATCTTGTCGGTGACAAGTGGAGCGTGTTGATCATCGGTACGCTCGCCGACAATCCCGTCCGCTACTCGGACCTGGCCGACGCGATCCCCGGCATCTCCCAGCGCATGCTCACGCTGACCCTGAAGCACCTGCAGCGCACCGGGCTCGTCACCCGGACCTCCTACCCGGAAGTCCCGCCGCGCGTCGAATACGCCCTCACCGAACTCGGCACCTCGCTTCTGTCGACCGTCCTGGCCCTGGCGGCCTGGTCCGCCGACAACCACGCCGAGATCCGCCGTCACCAGATCGCATACGACAGCGCCGACGAGACGTAG
- a CDS encoding TIGR02391 family protein → MDSRWAIAEIDEFLALTELRPASLTSRRRANRGRDGDIIAKAQVVEQILDRVVRGWRRDSVSGSRNISVNRWCQHMEAAERARAELVRREEIREKLGDNAPELNAARLHPWIWDGARSLWQSQHYREAVRAATIKLNAETQNKTGRFDISETDLFKQTFTTDSPQPGKPRLRLVLQPEIVITVR, encoded by the coding sequence ATGGATTCCCGTTGGGCGATCGCGGAGATCGACGAGTTTCTGGCCCTCACGGAGCTTCGTCCGGCCTCGCTCACCAGTCGTCGACGCGCGAACCGAGGAAGAGACGGGGACATCATCGCCAAGGCTCAAGTAGTCGAGCAGATCCTGGACCGCGTGGTCAGAGGCTGGCGACGCGATTCCGTATCGGGCTCCAGAAACATCAGCGTGAACCGGTGGTGTCAACACATGGAGGCGGCCGAACGCGCAAGGGCCGAGCTCGTCCGGCGCGAGGAAATCCGCGAAAAGCTAGGCGACAACGCACCCGAGTTGAATGCAGCTCGTCTCCACCCTTGGATCTGGGATGGTGCTCGCTCCCTTTGGCAGAGCCAGCACTACCGAGAGGCGGTTCGCGCGGCCACGATCAAGCTCAACGCGGAAACTCAGAACAAGACGGGGCGCTTCGATATATCAGAAACCGACCTCTTCAAGCAAACCTTCACGACAGACTCTCCGCAGCCAGGAAAGCCGCGCCTGCGCCTAGTACTCCAGCCGGAGATCGTGATCACGGTTCGGTGA
- a CDS encoding IS701 family transposase gives MLTVGSRFRRPEPRRRVRDFVRGLLAPLPRKNCWTIAEHAGDASPDGMQDLLARAKWDDEQVRADVRGFVAEHLGDPDAVLVVDETGDLKKGHHTVGVQRQYSGTAGKIENCQLAVHLVYATEAGHALIDAALYLPKVWCENPSRRSEAGVPDEIRFATKPQLAARMIDEAVAAGLPCRWVAGDEAYGGDPRLAAALRGHRLGYVLAVACSHQVITGIGSRRVDHLAAGLTRTAWQRVSAGAGAKGHRYYDWAWMPLPAHADAHAGHHWLLIRRHRRTGELAFYRCWSPEPAPLGALVSVAGRRWKIEESFQTAKTALGLDQHQNRRWTSWHRWTTLAILAHAFLATATARRTQPSPSGLIPLTVNELHRLFNALVIEPSRRHADQLKWSIWRRRHQARAKASHYARQALTEP, from the coding sequence ATGTTGACCGTGGGATCGCGTTTCCGCAGGCCGGAGCCGCGTCGGCGGGTGCGGGACTTCGTGCGGGGCTTGTTGGCGCCGCTGCCGCGGAAGAACTGTTGGACAATCGCCGAGCACGCCGGGGACGCCTCGCCGGACGGGATGCAGGACCTGCTCGCCCGGGCGAAGTGGGACGACGAGCAGGTCCGCGCGGACGTGCGGGGGTTCGTCGCGGAGCACCTGGGTGACCCCGACGCGGTTCTGGTCGTAGACGAGACAGGAGATCTGAAGAAGGGCCATCACACCGTCGGGGTGCAGCGCCAGTACTCGGGCACCGCCGGGAAGATCGAGAACTGTCAGCTGGCGGTGCATCTGGTCTACGCCACCGAGGCCGGGCACGCCCTGATCGACGCGGCGCTCTACCTACCCAAGGTGTGGTGTGAGAACCCGTCACGCAGGAGCGAGGCAGGTGTCCCCGACGAGATCAGGTTCGCCACCAAGCCGCAGCTGGCGGCACGGATGATCGACGAGGCTGTCGCCGCCGGCCTGCCGTGTCGATGGGTGGCCGGCGATGAGGCCTACGGCGGTGACCCGCGGCTGGCCGCCGCGCTACGCGGTCACCGCCTCGGCTACGTCCTCGCGGTGGCCTGCTCCCATCAGGTGATCACCGGCATCGGCAGCCGGCGGGTCGACCACCTCGCCGCCGGCCTGACCCGTACCGCCTGGCAGCGCGTCTCGGCCGGTGCCGGCGCCAAGGGGCACCGCTACTACGACTGGGCCTGGATGCCGTTGCCCGCGCACGCCGACGCACACGCCGGCCACCACTGGCTGCTGATCCGCCGCCACCGCCGCACCGGTGAGCTGGCCTTCTACCGCTGCTGGTCACCCGAGCCCGCGCCACTGGGCGCGCTGGTGTCCGTGGCCGGCCGCCGCTGGAAGATTGAAGAGTCGTTCCAGACCGCGAAGACCGCCCTCGGCCTGGACCAACACCAGAACCGGCGCTGGACCTCCTGGCACCGATGGACCACCCTGGCGATCCTCGCCCACGCCTTCCTTGCCACCGCCACCGCTCGCCGAACCCAACCGAGCCCGTCCGGGCTGATCCCACTGACCGTCAACGAACTCCATCGCCTGTTCAACGCCCTGGTCATCGAACCCAGCCGACGCCACGCTGACCAGCTCAAGTGGTCGATCTGGCGACGGCGCCACCAAGCCCGAGCCAAAGCCAGCCACTACGCCCGACAAGCCCTCACCGAACCGTGA
- a CDS encoding TIGR02391 family protein — MLDGGCTHSSPGGTSPRLRSTSPAGVLAEVDGSQTFHSLHRGVMAFAEGCYAAIRNPASHVVQADLSEDEALEQLAALSVLARWVDSATVEMYSCPDLAT; from the coding sequence ATGCTCGACGGTGGCTGCACCCACTCCAGCCCCGGGGGAACCTCGCCCCGACTCAGATCAACATCTCCGGCTGGAGTACTAGCCGAAGTTGATGGCTCGCAGACGTTCCATAGCCTGCATCGAGGGGTTATGGCGTTTGCAGAAGGTTGTTATGCAGCAATCCGCAACCCGGCGAGCCACGTGGTGCAGGCAGATCTGTCAGAGGATGAGGCGCTCGAACAGCTTGCCGCCCTGAGTGTCCTTGCCCGCTGGGTGGACAGTGCAACGGTCGAGATGTATTCGTGTCCTGACCTCGCGACCTAG
- a CDS encoding low temperature requirement protein A, translating to MGEPGGERLVREEAGWMRASFLELLFDLVFVFALNQVGLRLIKDFGTGHELLIGEAAPTLLLFLAFWVLWLSTVALTSRRSPDLLLVQIVVFLAMAGAVVMAVVVPQGFEQRALVFAGAYAAVRISRLLLLLVFRRLGFTPSTGLWVAVGAVLWIVGALVHEQGLRAVLWTLGLAIGYFRFTAGFKRFTGAPIAGEHLADRLQQFYLITLGEAIFVAGKALSAGDLGTPHATGLGLAFVAVVLLWRVYFFRAGAVLPLAITGARNPLRQSVAVAGTHLLMIAGVFLAGVSFELYIVEPLGRPEPNWLIAILGGPALFLAGRSLLELQVFSRISRSRLAGLLALGLLIPATWHLPPLAAGGAAAAVLAGVAGSDAWRARGRAPELPAPRI from the coding sequence ATGGGTGAGCCGGGCGGCGAGCGGCTCGTACGCGAGGAAGCTGGCTGGATGCGGGCGAGCTTCCTGGAGTTGCTCTTCGATCTTGTGTTCGTGTTCGCGCTCAATCAGGTCGGCTTGCGGCTGATCAAGGACTTCGGCACCGGGCACGAGCTCCTGATCGGTGAGGCTGCCCCGACCTTGCTGCTGTTCCTGGCGTTCTGGGTCCTGTGGTTGTCGACGGTCGCGTTGACCAGCCGGCGAAGTCCGGATTTGCTGCTGGTCCAGATCGTGGTGTTCCTGGCGATGGCCGGCGCCGTGGTGATGGCCGTCGTGGTACCGCAGGGGTTCGAGCAGCGGGCTCTCGTCTTCGCCGGCGCCTATGCGGCGGTCCGGATAAGCCGCCTGCTGCTCCTCCTGGTCTTCCGCCGGCTAGGGTTCACTCCCTCAACGGGGCTCTGGGTTGCTGTGGGCGCGGTGCTGTGGATCGTGGGCGCGCTGGTGCACGAGCAGGGTCTCCGCGCCGTGCTCTGGACCCTCGGGCTGGCCATCGGCTACTTCAGGTTCACGGCCGGCTTTAAACGATTCACTGGCGCACCGATCGCGGGCGAGCACCTGGCCGACCGGTTGCAGCAGTTCTATTTGATCACGTTAGGTGAGGCGATCTTCGTGGCCGGCAAGGCGCTTAGCGCCGGTGACTTAGGCACCCCGCATGCGACCGGGCTCGGGCTGGCGTTCGTCGCCGTCGTGCTGCTCTGGCGGGTCTATTTCTTCCGGGCCGGCGCTGTCCTGCCGCTGGCCATCACGGGTGCCCGGAACCCGCTCCGGCAGTCCGTGGCGGTAGCCGGGACTCACCTACTCATGATCGCCGGTGTCTTCCTGGCCGGTGTCAGCTTCGAGCTGTACATCGTGGAGCCGCTCGGCCGGCCGGAACCGAACTGGCTCATCGCCATCCTCGGCGGGCCCGCGCTGTTCCTGGCCGGCCGGTCACTTCTCGAACTGCAGGTCTTCAGCCGAATCTCCCGATCGCGGCTGGCCGGCCTGCTCGCCCTGGGCCTCCTGATCCCCGCCACCTGGCACCTGCCACCCCTGGCCGCCGGTGGCGCCGCCGCCGCGGTACTGGCCGGAGTCGCCGGCTCGGACGCTTGGCGCGCCCGGGGCCGCGCACCCGAGCTACCCGCCCCGCGGATCTGA
- a CDS encoding ABC-three component system protein gives MLSFEERMYVSLLFRNKLLELEGNAFETFFHKVMRARHGDFIDVRVHGGGIGDMGSDGLSLNSKKLYACFGPRTFNKDAVAGIEAKFLSDLAKAIEKRGSEFTTFVFVHNDAPGIHPAVASLLAEARNAHSTLKFERLGPHDLLAEIHRLDRHVIEDLMNAPIVVSERVYGIGLEDIRPLLEHLVQGRARTALEPAPNPVSDMKLDYNRLDPDNRRSLVEGMSRTFLIEEYYAGIDDVTERDEVARNFSHYYHAISVEYNDPDEVIFELQNYLSGNARVTPARERALWVVLAHFFERCDIFENPPPGWSPEDSWSET, from the coding sequence ATGCTCAGCTTTGAGGAGAGGATGTACGTCTCGCTTCTCTTTCGGAACAAGCTGCTAGAGCTTGAGGGAAATGCTTTTGAAACCTTCTTCCACAAAGTGATGCGCGCCCGACATGGCGACTTTATCGACGTGAGAGTACATGGCGGCGGCATAGGCGATATGGGCTCGGACGGACTATCGCTCAATAGCAAGAAGCTGTACGCCTGCTTCGGACCAAGGACCTTCAACAAGGATGCGGTTGCAGGAATCGAAGCCAAGTTTCTTAGCGACTTAGCGAAAGCTATTGAGAAGCGGGGCAGTGAATTTACGACGTTCGTCTTTGTGCACAACGACGCCCCTGGAATTCATCCAGCAGTGGCCAGTCTTCTGGCAGAAGCGCGCAACGCCCATTCGACCTTAAAGTTCGAGCGGCTAGGGCCGCACGATCTCCTTGCCGAAATCCATCGTCTCGATCGCCATGTGATCGAAGACTTGATGAACGCCCCGATCGTCGTCAGCGAACGCGTTTACGGGATCGGCTTGGAGGACATCCGCCCTCTCCTGGAACACCTCGTGCAGGGGAGAGCGCGTACTGCTCTCGAGCCTGCGCCCAACCCAGTGTCCGACATGAAGCTGGATTACAACCGCTTGGATCCGGATAACAGGCGCAGCCTCGTGGAGGGAATGAGCCGCACCTTCTTAATCGAGGAATACTACGCCGGCATCGACGATGTAACAGAGCGCGATGAAGTCGCTCGCAACTTCAGCCACTACTATCATGCCATCTCAGTGGAGTACAATGATCCGGATGAGGTGATTTTTGAACTCCAAAACTATCTGTCGGGAAATGCCAGAGTAACCCCTGCCCGAGAACGAGCCCTGTGGGTAGTGCTGGCTCACTTTTTCGAACGATGCGACATCTTTGAAAATCCACCGCCCGGATGGTCCCCAGAAGACAGCTGGAGTGAGACGTGA
- a CDS encoding ABC-three component system middle component 6 — translation MITPTKGIAPQRSLLAVGAQVLTVLKDQPLSVNQAWNRLRQWRASNGHRSPVPFWWFVLSLDVLYSLGLVEFDGELLVRRRNARVA, via the coding sequence GTGATCACGCCCACCAAGGGCATCGCCCCTCAGCGGTCATTGCTCGCGGTGGGTGCGCAGGTGCTAACCGTCCTCAAAGATCAGCCGTTGTCGGTCAACCAAGCTTGGAACCGGCTTCGCCAATGGCGTGCGTCCAACGGGCATCGGTCACCAGTGCCCTTCTGGTGGTTCGTCTTATCCCTGGATGTTCTTTATAGCCTAGGGCTTGTTGAGTTCGACGGCGAGTTGCTGGTAAGGAGGAGGAACGCCCGTGTTGCGTGA